Proteins encoded by one window of Haematobia irritans isolate KBUSLIRL chromosome 2, ASM5000362v1, whole genome shotgun sequence:
- the LOC142223777 gene encoding zinc carboxypeptidase A 1-like — protein MAFKLNLVLGFCLVAVTLCSGERARYDNYRVYTTKASSPAELEVLKKLDSSSDSIMFLDSIHFLNKPIKVVVAPHKIPDFLEIMGSHEIEYQLMDSNLQSHLENEEDEVAKSDPTARAVSYSWTQYHELDDTYRWMQQLAYEYPGVVTLIEAGKTYQGRTILGVKITKSKSEKPGIFLEAGIHAREWIAPATATYIVHQLLTSEEESVKQLAENYTWYVVPHANPDGYVYTHKTDRMWRKTRKPYGLCFGADPNRNWGFQWNTVGASNDPCTDTYAGPEAFSEIETRSFSEYLKTLEGKISLYISFHAYSQLLLYPYGHTGELPENHKDFERVYDVSVAAVEKRYGTKYTGGNIYDAIYPAAGASIDWAYDTIGTKMTFCYELRPSGNSILVGFKLPASQIIPTGEETLDSLTAMVEEVQKLGYFKN, from the coding sequence ATGGCCTTTAAACTTAACCTAGTTTTGGGTTTCTGCCTAGTGGCAGTGACCTTGTGTTCGGGAGAACGTGCTCGCTATGACAACTATCGTGTCTATACGACTAAAGCTTCTAGCCCTGCCGAATTGGAAGTGTTGAAGAAGTTGGATAGTTCCAGTGATTCCATTATGTTCCTCGACTCTATACATTTCTTGAACAAGCCCATTAAGGTTGTTGTTGCTCCCCATAAGATTCctgattttttggaaattatggGCTCCCATGAAATCGAATACCAGCTGATGGATTCCAATTTGCAAAGCCATTTGGAGAATGAAGAAGATGAAGTTGCCAAATCGGATCCCACTGCTCGGGCCGTTAGCTATAGCTGGACTCAATACCATGAATTGGATGATACCTACAGATGGATGCAACAATTGGCTTATGAATACCCCGGGGTTGTTACATTGATTGAAGCTGGCAAAACCTATCAAGGACGTACCATTTTGGGTGTTAAAATTACAAAGAGCAAATCGGAAAAGCCCGGTATCTTCCTTGAAGCTGGTATTCATGCCCGCGAATGGATTGCTCCTGCCACCGCCACCTATATCGTCCATCAATTGCTGACCTCCGAGGAGGAGAGTGTTAAACAATTGGCTGAAAACTATACCTGGTATGTGGTGCCCCATGCCAATCCCGATGGTTATGTCTATACCCACAAAACCGATCGTATGTGGCGTAAAACTCGCAAACCCTATGGCTTGTGCTTTGGTGCTGATCCCAATCGCAATTGGGGCTTCCAATGGAATACCGTTGGAGCCAGTAATGATCCCTGTACCGATACCTATGCTGGTCCCGAGGCTTTCTCTGAAATCGAAACTCGTTCTTTTTCCGAATACCTTAAGACTTTGGAAGGAAAAATTTCACTATACATCTCATTCCATGCCTACTCGCAACTGCTCTTGTATCCCTATGGCCATACTGGTGAATTGCCTGAAAATCACAAGGATTTCGAACGTGTTTACGATGTTAGTGTTGCTGCTGTTGAAAAACGTTATGGTACCAAATACACTGGAGGTAATATCTATGATGCCATCTATCCAGCCGCTGGTGCCAGTATTGATTGGGCCTATGACACCATTGGTACTAAAATGACTTTCTGCTATGAATTGCGTCCATCGGGCAATAGTATTTTGGTTGGTTTCAAATTGCCTGCCTCTCAAATTATTCCCACTGGTGAAGAAACTTTGGACTCCCTTACCGCTATGGTGGAAGAAGTTCAAAAGTTGGGTTATTTCAAAAACTAA